Proteins from one Oscillatoria nigro-viridis PCC 7112 genomic window:
- a CDS encoding phycobilisome rod-core linker polypeptide codes for MTVKASGGSSVARPQLYQTVPVATISQAEQQDRFLQRGELSELASYFSSGTLRIDISATLTQNSELIVSRAANRIFTGGSPLAFLERPQEPAMAVAGAARGGSGNVSEGMKLGTVTYVEGRAGGGNGGGGGGFLGLGNLFSGNGGGYSGPIPAGFQPINVSRYGPGNMTKSLRDLSWFLRYITYAIVAGDPNIISVNVRGLREIIENACSSAATIVAMQEMKAASLGYFRNNAEASAIVGQYFDVAITEFKAPTPSDKVRQRESKDQQGLQLPQIYFNAAERRAKFVMKTGLSSGEKQEVVKAAYRQVFERDISRAYSQSISDLESKVKNGEISMKEFIRRLGKSPLYRQQFYEPFVNSRAVELAARHFLGRGLSSREEFSKYFAIVTKGGLSALVDAMVYSQEYSDYFGEETVPYLRGLGQEAQECRNWGPQIDLFNFSAPFRKVPQFITLFAGYTQPLPDQHVYGVGNDPLEIQFGAIFPKETRNPKNRPAPFGKDTRRILIRQGAGIENQLSNPEARGKAPGSLGPKVFKLDQLPGGYVASKKTARGVSSSYSNSSSVKFTESSTQAVIRAAYLQVFGRDVFDGQRQKVAEIKLENGDITMREFIRMLAKSDVFRNMYWSKLYVCKAIEYIHRRLLGRPTYGRQEMNAYFDICAKKGFYALVDGIMDSLEYNEAFGEDTVPYERYVTPGGLSMRTMRSGSVAEQNLQAQTPETPRFIELGAAGDRGGIELQTRIAQGVSKRREQTKVFKLTNTSDKVGLKTLIQAAYRQVFERDLNPYVVKNEFTALESKLGNNEINLKEFIEGLGCSSLYVKQFYAPYPNTKVIELGTKHFLGRAPRNQAEIRSYNQILASKGIKGFINAMLNSVEYAEAFGEDTVPYRRFPTLPAANFPNTERLYNQLTKQNGEIVVPSFEPVAAIDRS; via the coding sequence ATGACTGTAAAGGCAAGTGGTGGAAGCTCGGTTGCGCGTCCGCAACTATATCAAACTGTACCGGTCGCAACAATTTCGCAAGCAGAACAGCAAGACCGCTTCCTACAGCGGGGCGAACTCAGCGAACTGGCAAGTTATTTCAGTTCAGGGACTCTGCGGATCGATATCTCTGCGACGCTGACCCAAAACTCGGAACTGATAGTATCCCGCGCAGCCAACCGGATTTTTACCGGCGGTTCCCCGCTGGCATTTTTGGAAAGACCGCAAGAACCTGCGATGGCTGTAGCAGGCGCGGCTCGCGGCGGCTCGGGGAATGTCTCTGAAGGCATGAAACTGGGAACTGTTACCTACGTTGAAGGTCGCGCAGGCGGCGGCAACGGCGGTGGCGGCGGCGGTTTCTTGGGGCTGGGAAATCTGTTTTCTGGCAACGGTGGCGGCTACAGCGGCCCAATCCCAGCAGGATTTCAGCCGATCAATGTCTCGCGCTACGGCCCGGGCAACATGACCAAATCTCTGCGCGACTTGAGCTGGTTTTTGCGCTACATCACCTACGCGATCGTAGCTGGCGACCCGAACATTATTTCGGTGAACGTGCGCGGATTGCGGGAAATCATCGAAAATGCTTGCTCTTCGGCGGCCACAATTGTGGCAATGCAGGAAATGAAGGCAGCATCTTTGGGCTATTTCAGAAACAATGCAGAGGCAAGTGCCATCGTCGGACAGTATTTCGACGTAGCAATTACCGAATTCAAAGCTCCCACACCTTCAGACAAGGTGCGGCAGCGCGAAAGCAAGGACCAGCAAGGCTTGCAACTGCCTCAAATTTACTTCAACGCAGCCGAGCGACGGGCGAAATTCGTCATGAAAACCGGCCTGTCTTCGGGGGAAAAGCAAGAAGTAGTTAAAGCAGCTTACCGCCAAGTATTCGAGCGCGACATTAGCCGCGCATACAGCCAAAGCATTTCTGACCTGGAATCCAAGGTCAAAAATGGCGAAATCTCGATGAAAGAGTTTATTCGCCGCCTTGGCAAATCTCCTCTGTACCGCCAGCAATTCTACGAGCCGTTTGTCAACAGCCGTGCTGTAGAATTGGCCGCCCGTCACTTCCTAGGCCGCGGTTTGAGCTCGCGGGAGGAATTTAGCAAGTATTTTGCGATCGTCACTAAAGGCGGGCTGTCAGCCCTCGTAGACGCGATGGTTTATTCCCAGGAATATTCCGACTACTTCGGCGAAGAAACCGTGCCTTACCTGCGCGGTTTGGGTCAAGAAGCTCAGGAATGTCGCAACTGGGGCCCGCAAATTGATTTGTTCAATTTCAGCGCTCCGTTCCGCAAGGTTCCTCAGTTCATCACCTTGTTTGCGGGCTACACTCAGCCGCTACCAGACCAGCACGTTTACGGTGTTGGCAATGACCCCTTAGAAATTCAGTTCGGCGCGATTTTCCCGAAAGAAACTCGCAACCCCAAGAACCGTCCAGCTCCCTTCGGCAAGGACACCCGCCGCATCCTGATCCGTCAAGGTGCAGGTATTGAAAACCAATTGAGCAACCCGGAAGCCCGCGGTAAGGCTCCAGGCTCCCTCGGCCCCAAGGTCTTTAAACTAGACCAGTTGCCGGGCGGCTATGTGGCTTCCAAGAAAACTGCCCGCGGTGTCTCTAGCAGCTACAGCAACAGTTCCAGTGTCAAATTTACCGAAAGTTCGACTCAAGCGGTGATTCGGGCTGCTTACCTGCAAGTGTTCGGTCGCGACGTGTTCGACGGCCAGCGCCAAAAGGTGGCGGAAATTAAGCTGGAAAACGGCGACATCACGATGCGCGAGTTTATTCGGATGTTGGCGAAGTCTGACGTGTTCCGCAATATGTACTGGAGCAAGCTTTACGTTTGTAAGGCGATCGAGTACATTCACCGCCGACTCCTGGGACGCCCTACCTACGGCCGCCAGGAAATGAACGCTTACTTTGACATTTGCGCCAAGAAGGGTTTCTACGCGCTGGTCGATGGCATCATGGACAGTCTGGAGTACAACGAAGCTTTCGGGGAAGATACAGTGCCCTACGAGCGCTATGTAACTCCCGGTGGTTTGTCGATGCGGACGATGCGATCGGGTTCTGTCGCCGAGCAAAATCTCCAAGCTCAGACGCCGGAAACTCCTCGGTTTATCGAACTCGGTGCAGCAGGCGATCGGGGCGGTATCGAGTTGCAAACTCGGATTGCTCAAGGTGTCAGCAAGCGGCGCGAACAAACTAAGGTTTTCAAGCTGACGAATACTTCGGACAAAGTAGGTTTGAAAACTTTAATTCAAGCTGCTTACCGTCAAGTTTTTGAACGCGACTTGAATCCCTACGTTGTGAAGAATGAATTCACGGCGCTAGAAAGCAAACTTGGCAACAATGAAATCAATCTGAAGGAGTTCATTGAAGGTTTAGGTTGTTCCTCGCTGTACGTCAAACAGTTCTATGCACCTTATCCAAATACTAAGGTGATTGAGTTGGGTACAAAGCACTTCTTGGGCCGCGCTCCTCGCAATCAGGCGGAGATTCGGAGTTACAACCAAATCTTGGCAAGTAAAGGGATTAAGGGCTTTATCAACGCGATGTTGAACAGCGTTGAATATGCTGAGGCTTTTGGTGAGGATACTGTTCCTTACCGCCGCTTCCCAACTCTACCGGCTGCTAATTTCCCGAATACTGAAAGACTGTACAACCAGTTGACTAAGCAGAACGGTGAAATTGTGGTTCCGAGTTTTGAGCCTGTGGCTGCGATCGACAGAAGCTAA
- the arr gene encoding NAD(+)--rifampin ADP-ribosyltransferase, whose amino-acid sequence MITNKSEDKSIDLSSQRFYHGTKANLKQGDLIEPGFNSNYGKRKKASYVYLTATLDAAIWGAELALGEGPDRIYIVEPTGPIEDDPNLTDKKFPGNPTKSYRSRNPLRVSGEVTDWQGHTPEQLKAMKENLERLKQLGIEAIED is encoded by the coding sequence ATGATAACAAACAAAAGTGAGGACAAGTCAATAGACCTAAGTTCACAAAGGTTCTATCATGGCACTAAGGCAAATCTGAAGCAGGGAGACCTGATTGAACCCGGCTTTAATTCAAACTACGGTAAGAGGAAGAAGGCATCCTATGTCTATCTAACCGCCACCTTGGATGCTGCTATTTGGGGAGCTGAACTTGCCTTGGGCGAAGGACCAGACAGAATTTATATAGTAGAGCCGACTGGTCCGATTGAAGATGACCCCAATTTGACGGACAAGAAGTTCCCTGGAAACCCAACAAAGTCATACCGTTCTCGGAATCCGCTACGGGTCTCTGGTGAGGTTACAGATTGGCAGGGGCACACCCCAGAACAGCTCAAAGCCATGAAGGAGAATCTTGAGCGACTTAAGCAACTTGGTATTGAGGCAATCGAGGATTGA
- a CDS encoding type II toxin-antitoxin system VapC family toxin, with protein MPFLVDTNILLRSIDTAHPMNPDAVNAVITLRDRGEQLYIVPQKSIEFWNVCTRPIQRNGLGRTAIEAEAEINRLKQLFPLLLDTEAIYQEWERLVITHKVVGVNVHDARLVAAMLVHGLTHILTFNIADFARYSQITAVNPPTVKP; from the coding sequence ATGCCGTTTCTCGTAGATACAAACATACTGCTGCGTAGCATCGATACAGCACACCCAATGAATCCTGATGCTGTCAATGCCGTGATTACTCTGCGCGATCGCGGGGAACAACTTTATATTGTACCCCAAAAGTCGATCGAGTTTTGGAACGTTTGCACTCGCCCGATCCAGAGAAATGGATTAGGGCGTACTGCAATAGAAGCAGAGGCAGAAATTAATCGCTTAAAACAGCTTTTTCCTCTGTTGTTGGATACCGAAGCAATTTATCAAGAATGGGAGCGACTGGTGATAACACATAAGGTTGTAGGTGTTAACGTTCATGATGCGCGGCTAGTTGCTGCTATGCTAGTTCATGGTTTAACCCATATCCTAACTTTTAACATTGCTGATTTCGCTCGTTATTCACAAATTACGGCTGTTAATCCTCCAACTGTAAAGCCTTGA
- a CDS encoding substrate-binding domain-containing protein has product MVIATQKITLSDIEYELLFEENFWLVGPPNIAIPIAEGISQADLNPLSQWLLTLPWIACSEELPIARRFWRAVFGRRIDVHPKLIIPDLRAIGQAVVLGFGLSVLPDYLCADLVTENCLTLVLKPMQAVTNRIWLAFRKSERPLPKIKRMLEFCKFQ; this is encoded by the coding sequence ATTGTAATTGCTACACAAAAAATTACTTTGTCTGATATCGAATATGAATTACTATTTGAGGAAAATTTCTGGCTAGTCGGGCCGCCAAATATTGCGATTCCGATTGCGGAAGGAATCAGTCAAGCAGATTTAAACCCGCTGTCTCAATGGCTGTTAACTCTACCTTGGATTGCTTGCAGTGAAGAATTGCCGATCGCCCGCCGCTTTTGGCGCGCGGTGTTTGGCAGAAGAATCGACGTTCATCCCAAACTAATTATTCCCGATTTAAGAGCGATCGGACAAGCGGTTGTATTGGGATTTGGCTTGAGCGTGCTTCCCGACTACTTGTGTGCAGATTTGGTAACAGAAAATTGCTTGACACTCGTCCTCAAACCTATGCAGGCTGTTACTAATCGGATTTGGCTGGCTTTTCGGAAATCTGAAAGACCGTTGCCAAAAATCAAACGGATGTTAGAATTTTGCAAATTTCAATAA
- a CDS encoding type 1 glutamine amidotransferase domain-containing protein, translating into MTSQKVLIVLTSHDTLGDTGKETGFYLPEVTHPLDAFTKAGLTVDFVSPKGGKAPMVGVDLEDGLNKAFLEDLQQVARVENTLNPAQIDPAEYGAIFYAGGHGTMWDFPDNQELTGIAAAIYEAGGIVGAVCHGPAALVNLKLSDGEYLVANKTVAAFTNEEEAAVGLTDIVPFLLESKLIERGANFTKVPNFQAHVVASERLVTGQNPASAAGVGHKMVELLQNK; encoded by the coding sequence ATGACTAGCCAAAAAGTTCTGATTGTTTTAACCAGCCACGATACTCTCGGCGACACTGGTAAAGAAACTGGTTTTTATCTCCCAGAGGTGACGCATCCCTTGGACGCATTTACTAAAGCCGGATTAACGGTAGATTTTGTGAGTCCAAAAGGCGGCAAAGCTCCAATGGTTGGGGTTGATTTAGAAGACGGGCTAAATAAGGCTTTTTTAGAGGATTTGCAACAGGTTGCGCGAGTGGAAAATACGCTCAATCCTGCACAAATTGACCCCGCAGAATATGGCGCTATTTTCTACGCTGGGGGACACGGTACAATGTGGGATTTTCCTGATAACCAGGAACTGACTGGGATTGCTGCTGCTATTTACGAAGCAGGTGGCATTGTGGGTGCTGTCTGTCACGGGCCGGCGGCGTTAGTCAATCTTAAGTTGTCTGATGGTGAGTACCTGGTTGCAAATAAGACTGTGGCTGCTTTTACTAATGAAGAGGAAGCCGCTGTGGGATTGACTGACATAGTGCCGTTTTTGCTGGAGTCAAAATTAATTGAACGCGGCGCTAATTTTACGAAAGTTCCTAATTTTCAGGCTCATGTTGTCGCGAGCGAGAGGCTCGTCACAGGCCAAAATCCCGCTTCGGCAGCAGGTGTCGGTCACAAAATGGTAGAATTGCTCCAAAATAAGTAG
- a CDS encoding class I SAM-dependent methyltransferase: MDTTPDISAAVRRLYDTFPFPPDPLSDEPPPGYNWRWSWPDAYNFCTGQKPPKLDIRILDAGCGTGSSTDYLIHLNPEASVTAIDLSEGALKVAQERCRRSSSRASLTGAREADFRHLSLYDAAELEGEFDLINCVGVLHHLPDPIRGIQALAAKLAAGGLMHIFVYAELGRWEIQLMQKAIALLQGSQKGDYPDGVKVGRQIFASLPENNRLVKYEKQRWAGENQRDECFADMYVHPQEIDYNIETLFELIDASGLEFIGFSNPGYWQLERLLGKAPELIERAQGLTERELYRLIELLDTEITHYEFFLGKKPVNKIDWSDDKALLAAIPELSGCMHGWPSQQVFDCNYQLVNLSSAEFEFLQGCVPPPAPPYQGGEKEGTSLGQGKGEKTVGEILADVEMGLDEVRSILSKQLILLTPGKI; this comes from the coding sequence ATGGATACTACGCCTGATATCAGCGCTGCCGTGCGGCGGCTTTACGATACTTTCCCTTTCCCGCCCGATCCTTTGTCCGACGAACCGCCGCCAGGGTACAACTGGCGCTGGAGTTGGCCTGATGCTTACAATTTTTGCACCGGCCAAAAGCCGCCAAAACTCGATATTCGGATTTTAGATGCTGGCTGCGGGACTGGTTCGAGCACCGATTATCTGATTCACCTCAATCCAGAAGCTTCGGTAACGGCGATCGACCTGAGCGAGGGTGCTTTGAAGGTAGCACAAGAACGCTGTCGCCGATCCTCTTCGAGGGCTTCGCTAACGGGCGCGCGCGAAGCTGATTTTCGCCACCTCAGCCTGTACGATGCCGCCGAGTTAGAGGGCGAGTTCGATTTGATCAACTGCGTCGGCGTGCTGCACCACTTACCCGATCCGATCCGGGGCATTCAAGCGCTGGCGGCGAAGTTGGCGGCGGGCGGTTTAATGCACATTTTTGTGTATGCTGAGCTCGGACGCTGGGAAATTCAACTCATGCAAAAGGCGATCGCCCTACTCCAAGGCAGCCAGAAAGGTGACTATCCCGATGGCGTGAAAGTCGGTCGTCAAATCTTTGCTTCTTTACCAGAAAACAACCGTCTTGTCAAGTACGAAAAACAGCGTTGGGCGGGAGAAAATCAGCGAGACGAATGTTTTGCTGATATGTACGTTCACCCGCAGGAAATTGACTACAATATTGAGACTTTGTTCGAGTTAATTGACGCTTCGGGATTGGAATTTATTGGTTTCTCAAATCCGGGATATTGGCAGTTAGAAAGACTTTTGGGGAAAGCGCCGGAATTGATAGAAAGAGCTCAGGGTTTGACGGAAAGAGAGCTTTATCGATTAATTGAATTGTTGGATACGGAAATCACTCATTACGAGTTTTTCTTGGGCAAAAAGCCTGTTAATAAAATTGATTGGTCGGACGATAAGGCACTTTTGGCGGCAATTCCAGAGTTGAGTGGTTGTATGCACGGTTGGCCGAGTCAACAAGTCTTTGATTGCAACTACCAATTGGTCAATTTGTCAAGTGCGGAATTTGAGTTTTTGCAAGGTTGTGTACCCCCCCCAGCCCCCCCTTATCAAGGGGGGGAGAAAGAGGGAACCTCGCTTGGGCAAGGTAAAGGAGAGAAGACTGTTGGGGAGATTTTGGCGGATGTGGAGATGGGATTGGATGAAGTGCGATCTATCTTGTCTAAACAGCTAATTTTGCTAACACCCGGTAAAATCTAA
- a CDS encoding P-loop NTPase fold protein produces the protein MELNLQKFYSACNPSYTLAVANQEDRQYYIDFSSVRGGTIVEQLERTISRLSPDAPTCQLFTGHIGSGKSTELLRLQAQLQQQGFHVVYFESSKDLDMADVDITDILLSVARQVSESIEKRKIKLQPTGFKALLKGVADVFQTQIDLRAEATVPGFGEINASTEGEFSLALGIGKITAKAKDAPNLRSELRQYLEPRTNVILDALNKELLEPANQELKRQGKQGLVVIIDNLDRIHLCAKPTGRLQPEYLFVDRGEQLARLNCHVVYTIPLVLIFSNDLGQLTNRFGVDPKVLPMVPVQLSDGSECSEGVELLLQMVLARAFPTVQPSQRYALVGKVFDSAETLDRLCRVSGGHVRNLLQLLYSCLQKQDPPLSRETLENVIVQRRHQLTLAIEPDEWELLRQVSATKTVSGETKYQILLRSLWVFEYRYGEDYWFDVNPILADAKEFRETVES, from the coding sequence ATGGAATTAAATTTACAGAAATTTTATAGCGCCTGCAATCCCAGCTACACCCTGGCAGTAGCAAATCAAGAAGACCGACAATACTATATCGATTTCTCATCAGTGCGGGGCGGCACAATTGTAGAACAATTGGAGCGCACCATCAGCCGTCTGTCCCCCGATGCACCTACCTGTCAATTATTCACCGGTCACATCGGCTCTGGTAAATCAACAGAATTGCTGCGGCTGCAAGCTCAATTGCAGCAACAAGGATTTCATGTTGTTTACTTTGAGTCGAGTAAAGACTTAGACATGGCAGATGTAGATATCACTGACATTTTGTTGAGCGTTGCTCGTCAGGTGAGCGAAAGCATCGAGAAAAGGAAAATTAAGCTGCAACCGACGGGTTTTAAAGCTTTACTCAAAGGGGTTGCTGATGTTTTTCAAACTCAAATTGACTTGAGGGCTGAAGCTACTGTCCCTGGTTTTGGGGAAATAAATGCCAGCACGGAGGGAGAATTTTCTCTGGCGTTGGGAATTGGCAAAATTACTGCTAAGGCGAAAGATGCTCCGAATCTGCGATCGGAGTTGAGGCAATATTTGGAGCCGCGAACTAACGTAATTTTAGATGCGCTTAATAAGGAGTTGCTAGAACCGGCTAACCAAGAACTCAAACGCCAAGGGAAACAAGGGCTTGTAGTAATTATCGACAATCTCGATCGCATACACCTGTGCGCGAAACCGACGGGGCGGCTGCAGCCGGAATACCTGTTTGTCGATCGCGGCGAACAATTGGCAAGACTAAATTGCCACGTCGTGTATACAATTCCTTTGGTGCTGATTTTCTCTAACGATTTGGGCCAGTTGACCAATCGATTTGGGGTAGATCCGAAGGTTTTGCCGATGGTGCCGGTGCAGTTGAGCGACGGTTCTGAGTGTTCTGAGGGTGTGGAATTGCTGCTGCAGATGGTTCTGGCGCGGGCTTTTCCGACGGTGCAGCCTTCGCAGCGCTATGCTTTGGTTGGCAAAGTTTTCGACTCTGCGGAAACTCTCGATCGCCTGTGTCGAGTCAGCGGCGGTCATGTCCGCAATTTGCTGCAACTGCTGTATAGCTGTCTGCAGAAACAAGACCCTCCTCTGTCGCGGGAAACTTTGGAAAATGTGATCGTCCAGCGCCGCCACCAGCTTACTTTGGCGATCGAACCTGATGAGTGGGAATTGCTGCGCCAAGTATCCGCTACCAAAACTGTGAGTGGGGAAACTAAATACCAAATCTTGCTGCGTAGTCTCTGGGTGTTTGAATACCGTTACGGCGAGGATTACTGGTTTGATGTCAATCCGATTTTGGCTGACGCTAAAGAGTTTCGGGAAACAGTTGAGAGTTGA